taaaaataaaagttgaagGTAGCAAATTtaacaagggagaaaaaaaacattatcatAATATATCATAATCATTTATATAGATTTGTGATCCAGTAATTAACACGGTCCACACTTTGTCAAGATGATTTgtaaattctcctttttttgaAAAAAGGTGGGACTGAATTTCCTTAAACTTGGCACTATATTAGAGGAGCAGTCTGGGAAGTAGTTAATTGCTTAACTTACCTTTTTAATCATTAAGTAAATAGAAGTCAGTACACTGTTAAGAATTTTGGTGAAATTGTTCTACCTCTGTATCTTTTATGATAGAAACTGAGACAATTCTAATTTGCCTAAATGAAGATATGGCTCTGCAACTTTTACTTGTAGGTAGTAGAGTTAAAACTAAAGTTGATTTTGAAGACGTGACTTGCATATGCCAGGCATCATTGTGGAACAGTGTACACCAAAATGCTAACTTGCtctggttttcagtttcttgccagcacaaggatgatgttaattcctgtttgtttttttctttttgacagaACAAAGCACCTCTGGTAAATGAAAGCTTGAAAACTTTTTTAGGTACAAAAGATGGTAAGTTCTTTATTCAGTATACTTCTCAAAATATCCTGATTATTAAGCAGAGGATTAAATCTTTGAGTGTTTCATTAACAGTGCAGTTTTCATGACAAAGAATGCTTATGTTCCTGTCAAATGTCATGATTACTATTCATTCAGAATAGAATTCAATCTATGATTTCTGAAGTTAATATTGCTGaacttgtatttttaagtgAGGTGACTAACGCACTTTAATACTTCATGATGAATTATGATTATGCTAACTTGGGGCTGCTCTGGACCTATGGAAACAGTAACCGGTGAAAACCACTACAGAGGTACAGTAGTAAATGCACGCATagcagaaatgttaaaataatgtCTTTGAACCAGGTGATTAgtttgaaaaaataatcttacaCCTGACTTTTCTACGCAGTCATTATTTATGCTTCTGCAGTATTGCTGAAATAAATAACTGATGACTGAGTTACAGATTATGGAGTTGGTATACAAATTAGCTGTGTGATGGTAGTTTGCTGAATGTCTAAATAATACTTGTAGGAGTGTTGAATCAGTATACTTCAATACTGAAGCCATGTTAATGTTAAATCTTTGAAGTAAGAACTGTTTCTGTCTGATGTGTCTTTACTCTTATTACTTTTTTAGGTCGTTTGGTAGCAGGTCTTGTTGCAGAATTTCTACATTTCTTCAATCTCGATTTTACATTAGCTGTTTTCCAGCCTGAATCAAGCACAGTAAGATatactggttttatttgtatGCTATGCTGATTGTTTGGAGTGTGTGGCAATGAATACAGAAGCTATAGTAGATTTGTTACAGCCACTCACTTGTGTTTATTCTAAatcttttttcatatttaatctGTAAAACGTACTTATTGGCAAAGACTTGCATTCAGGAATGTGTGGTAATATGAGGGAGTATTCCCTTTATCAAAATCAGTGCTTGATATGTTGttagtttttaattaataaattactGCTATATGATTTCACAAAAAGTATTATAGACAAGAGAATACTTTTGCAGTGGTTTTTTGCCAATAGTTTTACTATGTCATGATACTAAGTTAGTATTGTTAGATGAAAATTATGTTAGAAATCTGCTCAGaaatttcagtgaaacaaaGGGCTTTGTGCAGATTTATGTGACAGTGATTTAATAGTTCAGTTGGAAGGGATAGTGTAGCCCAATTGATTGCTTTTGGACTTCTGGTATTGAGCTAGAGGTTTTTGATCATATTTGTTCCTCTGTCTCTATTTATAAATCTTTTAATAACAAAGAGTTCAAGAGGAGCTGGTGCCCCTTGCAGTATTGCCATTCTGAGGTCATGCCAACCACCCTGGATGTGCTGCAGCATTCTGCTTCTGCTATAACATGAATTTCAGATTTAAgaagtggtgtttttttcctgtctttttttgtttggctgatACTGAATTACTTTCATCTCTGCTTCTGCCCAAACAcgtgtttttttaaagtgaaacagagaCTGAAAGTAAGTTTTGACCTATGCTAGTGCACTTCTATATGCACAGGAATTGGGGCTCTCTGTCATCTGTGAATTTACTTGAACAAAAGGCTAGGTGTCCAAAGATCCACTTTGAATGCAGTAGGTTAAACTTGACCATATAAATCCTGAAGCGTGATAACAATGAAAACTTCCATACTTAAAACAACTTTGGATGGTCTGTGATAAGTTCATGTACAGATCAGAAGTAAATGATGTAATAGGCTAtcattactttaaaatacatacaacAGGAAGGAAATCTTATTCACTGTTTAGTCAAAGTATTGCTGTGTTAAATAAGATCGAAAAGCTTTAGGAGCTATATTACAATATACATGTAGTGTTTTCTGACAGTTatttcagtgctgtgatttttgttttcccccagCTAAATGGCCTTGATGGTCGTGAAAACCTAGCTCGAGATTTGGGAATTACAGAAGAAGAAGGTGCTGTGGGTGGACCCCTGTTATTGGAGGTTGTTCGAAAATGTCAGAAGAATATTTCAGGCAATGGAGAAGTAAGTAGTGTTAacatgtaatttctttcttataactctttattttcatttcaatattGAATAGTGAAGAATACTTAACTGTTGCTGTAGTATACGTTTCCAGTCTTTATTAAGCTATGCCTTCAACATaactacaggaaaaaatgttgaCAAATATGATTGACTATTCTGTTATTTTACTGCCACCCTCGTACTCTTGACTAATATTCTGCTACGACATAGTAACACAGAGTGAACCCAGATAAATGATACTAAACTGTTgcttattttgatatttttagtGTGATTTGATAACACTTTAAGctgtatgtattttctttggCATACTTCTAATTTTAATATGACCTGAAAACcatagaattatttttgttaaaaatctttaaagctgttctgaaagcctaattaaaaatattaaaatactaaacTTCCTGAAGGCAATGAcagtaatattttaatggaatatATAATTAAGttgtaaattaaatgaaatcCAACTGGTTGCATTTGATTAGTCTCTGTCATGATTGTGGCTTGAAAGAAAATTCTCTGCACCCAAGACTTATTCAGTACCCCAATGAAAGCTTAAATTTAGTAGTTGTTGTAGACTTCCTAACACAGCATCATGGTGTCACAGTTTGTGTGCTGTGAGTGAGGATGGTAGCCTTGTTTCTTCTTAGGTAGTATTATGACAAAATTCAGTATGTTTTTAAGAAGTGTTTATCTGAAACTTCTTAGGTGGCTCCAGTTCTAAGTGATAGCCTCTGCCTCACATCAAAATCATCTGATGGAAGGTCGAGTACACACCCAGTACCAAGTAAGGTAAGATAGTTAAGGTATAATGAAAAAGCTATATAATATACATGAGACATAGAAGAGAGAACTATGAAACTTCAGATACAGTGACATTCACTTAAATGATCTGCAAAGTCCTGTGACTTTCTGATTCGGTAGGTGACAATGTATacacagtatatatatatatgtatatgtgtatatatatgaaatatatacaCAGAGTCTCTGTGAGACCGGTTGGAGATAACTTGTCTGTTTATCAGGCAGCTGGCTGATTGCTGCTTGGGAGGGATAAGGTATTGGGATACAGCTGTCTTTGCGTTGGGTTctgtggctttgttttcctctgattCCTGTTAGCACAAAATCTGTTGTTAACTAACATCTTCCAGGTCTCTAATGCACTATTACATTTGACTGGAACTGACCAACAGGTTGAGAATTATGGGAAAGTGTAGGGCACAGAAGTGGGCATGATCACTTAAGACTCTTCCACAGAAACCAGCTACCCACCACattgagttaaaaaaagaagagggggaTGGCAACAAAGcatcaacaacaaaacccctCCACAAACAACAGCAACCCCCTGAAAAACAACTAAGCACACCAAACCTGAATTAAGTAGTAAATTTTGTTCAAATTAGTGATGTGATCTGATACATAAAAAGTTGTAATAGCTTTTTTCCAGAATTACTGGAAGGAACTTGCAAGCTTTCCAAGTCACTACTGAAAATTGAGAAATATAACTTCGTGTACAATTTGTTGTTAGTTTTATTAATTTGTGAAAGGGAGTgataagagaaaatgaaattgcagGTCAGTCTGGATCTGCTTCATTTTATTCCAGTTCTTTAGTGTTTTGCCATGCAAAACCATACAATTTGAAAAGCAAGGTTCATTTCAAGGTAAAGTTACTTAATTGCTGTGCTTGTTGATAGTATCTTAAAAACTAGTAGGCTAGTCTGTATAACTGACCTTTGAATGGAAATCTGAATAATTTCAGACCTGTTTTAGAAGATACTTCTTGTTTGGCCCAAGCTTTTAAATCAAATCCACTAAAAAGATCTGAATGCTGCTAATAATAATGTTGCTTTACACCTGAGCCCTGCTTTTGTCTTAGGGTGGTTCTGGATTAGCTGAGAACTACTGAAGATAAGTTGGAAGTTGTAAATATTCCACTCTCCCTTATATATACCACCTTTCATCGTCATACTTGTTTTGACATAGGTAGGTCAGAATGAGAAGAGCTAAGTATTTGTTACAtggcttttcctcagaaaaagaATGCCTAGAGGAGGAAAAACGTTTTTCCAGTAGCCTGGAAAGCTCAGGCTCCTGTGCCTGACCAGTCTGTCAGCATCCTGTTATAGGAACCCTTCACCAAACCGGAATCAGAGGGCAATTCGACTGACTTGTTTGTGGAAACACACCAGCAGCATAAGGGGAACCCCTGAGTTATTTTCCACACTTTATCCACTGCTGTTACCCACTGCTGGTGACTTAGAGCTCACGAGGATTAACACTAACAGTTATGGAATAGCACtctttattaatataaaatcgTGACAAGTTAAGGTTCAGGCATTGGCAGTGGTAAGGACTGTCTGcaaaaacaagcttgaagctATATACAATCAGACTATAATCATTAATAATAGCTAGTATGAGTCAGTTACTGAGCATGCATAATGAAGTTCTTACCCAGTAAGTGTCCCTAAGGGGGAGAAGAGGTTCAGCCCATCAACTGATCCCAGTAGTTATGGTGGAGTCTTCCCCACTTTCCCTTTCCTGCTTTCACATATTTATACAATTTGTTTCAGGTTAATAACTCCCCATAACCTTCCCACCAATATATAGAGTGGTCAGTTAATGTCCATAAGGTTACATCCTTTTCATTGACAAGACATCCTAGTCATGTTTACTGACACGTGAAGCTGTATGCTGATGATGTCCATGTGCTGTACCAGACTTCAAGGATAGTCTTTCCTGATAAGAGATTTTTTAACTCTGTTTCTTAATTTGCCTACACAAGGGCAAACCTTCTTCTCCTGCTATTAGTTCTTTGTCAGTGTTGTTCACCGTGACCTTATAGGAGGCCCTTGTACCTGTTCAGGTTTCTCCATAGTAACAGAGGGTTAAAGTTTTTAACTCTATGCCTATGGAGCTTCAGTGACTCTAGTCATACACACTGTGTTACTGATGAGTGTAAAATAAATCCTCTCACTTTGcttttagaaatagaaatatagTTTCCTTATTTGGCAGCCACTGTGCGGTTTGTCAGTACATGGTGCCTTCAAGTTCCTGCTCCTGTAAGGAGTATAACAGAGCCTGGCTCTGGGGCCTTCACTCGGCTCCACCTTCCATTCAGTTTCTCTTAGcatattgtcgtggtttaaaccaagtccccctactcccggagagttaggaaggaaaatccaaagaatgtagcccccacggattgagataagaacggtttaatagctaaggcataacacagaatcaccgctgccattaccactacaaataataatgatacagcaaacaacaagtgaagagaatacaacaccccaccagccaccgacccataactcactccaccctgcccggctgagcaccgcgtgctccttcctccattttcctccagagcctcatctctccagctttctccttcccagtatccatcctgggcatcacgtgctatggtatggaatacctcattggctagcctgggtcaggtgtcctgtctctccttcctcccggactcccctcctccacctggctggaaaaaaccttaaacaaaaacactctcaaaacatgctcaaaccatgacacatatGCCAAGGTTGCAGGGTTGCCTGGGGAACTATCACTGGGTAGATTCCATGCATGTCAACTGTATCCCATCCTCCAAGTAGCAGCTGCATTTTACCCTAAAGTTTCCTTAGTGTTATAACTTTGGAGGACTGTGGAAAGGTGGTCTCTAATTTCCCACACTTTCCCACACTGATGTGATGAGGTTGTAGGTAGAATATAATTTCCAACAAGTTGGAATTTATGATCAagctttttatattatttatacaCATTCTCTGTGGCAAGCAAATCATAATTCTATTGCAGTGGGATATAGATGAACAGGTTCTGGAAATGCTTTTCATACTGTATTGCTGAATCCTTCATGAAAATAAGTTTATctcagaaacaggagaaaattgGTTTCTCTATGGATGTCTTCATACAAACAGCAACAGCTGTTGGTTGAACTACACCCTCCTCTTAATAGGACTACAGTCCTTGGATACATCTTTTCCCATCTCTCTCCTTGGCAAAGGCAGGGTGGGAAAATATTCTGCCTGCGCAACATACTTGGAGTAGAAATAATGCAGAAGGAGGAAATTTTAGCCAGTCTCAGCTGCAGTAAGATGGAAGTTAACCTGAGCAGTTTAGACTTCCTGATTGAAACAAGGTTTTCTGGTGGTTTTTCAGCAAACCTGTGAGCTAAACTGGCTCTGACTGTGACTTGGcaacaaatatatataatgtagAAGGGAGTGTGCTAGGAGAGACCAAGACCACAGCTCTTGGCAGCAGCAAAGAATTGCATTTAAGTGCAAGTGTGAAACCACATTCTGACTTATCTTATTAACACCATTAGTCTGAAACCCAAGGTAAGCATGTTGCTCTTTGAACCTTTAGCCATGGTTAACCTATCACTTCAATTTGAAAGCAGTTATGTAACTTTAGCAGAGATTTACAATGTATGAATTCAAAGCAAATGCCATTTGTAGGTAAATTTAAATATTGTTCTTTGGGCCATAAAGATACAACTTAAGCTGTATTACTTAATCTTAAGAGTTAGCATATGGACCAGTTCTCACCTGCTTGAATATCTGTGTGATGGAGCCATAGACATGATACAAAGACTGAATGTTATGTACTTTCAAAGTATCAAGCTTGTGTCATTTTTGGTTTTAGTATTTGGAGGGAGAAGGTGTTATTAACTGCAATTGTCTTATGCTTGCTGCTTTAAAACTAATATTGCATTTAATATAGAAGTTGGAGGAATTTGCATGggtttaaattgattttttttaaggcagtGGCTGTAAATAGTAGCTGTTTATAGCTGAATTTCAAAATAACACTAATAAAGTATCATGTAACTTTCAGGCTGTAAACCAAACTCCCCTATGTTCAAATCAGTCTGTAGATTTCTTTATTTGATGgacaacattttttaaaattgtctGCTTTTGTACTAGAGGTGATCTGGGTAGCAAAACCATTTCAGAGGATGGAACAGAAATTTTTAATGGCAGCAACAATAAAGAGCACTTCCTTTCTAATGTGGTAaaacttttttctcttgtgtgaGTCCTGATGATACTAATAAATTCCTGAGCACTAATAAATTTGAgctaacatttttaaaagtgatgGTAGGTGTATATTTTATTGTGTATGTTTATATTAACACAGTATTATAGGacataaatacttttttcattctttatctTTCAAGGCTGCTGAAATCACTCAAAATGATACAAGTGATTCATCAGgggaaggaagcaaaagaagCATTCATTTTCTGCCTAATGAAACAGACCTAGATCCTCaattagaaaacaaagactTGAATACCAAAGAAAAAAGTGATCCGGGTGTTGATGAAGATGATGTAGAGGGAGATTCTTTTTTTGACGATCCTATACCCAAACCAGAAAGAACTTATGGCTGGTAGGTTACATACCAGTTCTATTTCATACAGGCTTATTTTTGTCCTCAGGTCTCAAAGGTCTGCAAGAATACTATCTGGTGTTTGATTATTCATGCTTGTAACTGTGTTTAGATCTGTTCTGTAATGTTTTGTCTTGGAAATGTgcatttctgtgattctgttcttTGAAATGCACAGTGTAATCTTGGATCTCTTGGATGTACAGAAGTAGGAAAAACCTGTATCACTTTAAGGTACATTATGTAAACTGTATAATGTCCCCAGCTTATCTCTTTGGTGCAATGAACAACTGAGACATCTGTGGTTTTCATTGCCCTTAGGCCTCTGACACATTATTCAAAATTTGGAGGTGTTTACATATGTGATGATAAATGTGATATTTTGGTGATATATAATTAATGATTCAAATTTTGCCTATTACTAGTAGGAATGGGATCACAGTAACAAACAGTTCTGGTAATACTAAATGTGGAAGTCTTGATctcttttaaataatgtttttttaatcctttactTGCAATTAAAGGACCTTAACACTTAAAATATGTGAATGAAATAGGTAGTACCTGAGTCAACTTTAACATGTGATGATGAGATTTATCTTGCTGCAACTGAGAGATTTTCATTCTGTGAGCTGACTGTTCTTAGGGATAATAGTTTTGTTGGATGTAATCTCCTTTAGTTCTAAACCAAactaatttaaatattaatttatatctGAATCTATCTTTTTTTGACTGCATTTACATGTGGGGATAATGAAAGGCCCCTTGATAAAAGCAGTGATTCTGATGAAGGTGCAGGATCTCTGTCCTGTAAAAGAAGGCAGGCAGAAGTTTTTGCATAGGTGAGAAAGTTACTTTCAGACTGAACATCTTGCTTGATACTTGTGACAGTGAACTGCTTATTGTTTCTAGGTTTGTAGAATAAATAGTTCTTTCCCCTTGCTCTTTTTGCTGTAAATGTCCTTGTCCGAATTTTATGACAGTTTAGTAAATATAGAAGAGAAAGTAATTTTGCACATCTTACAGCTCTGTCGAGTActtatttatttggtttgttcTAGGAAAACTGAAGCTAATAAAGCAGGAGGTCTAGCATCCCTTTCTGATGCACCACCTTTAAAAAGTGGGTTAAGCTCCCTGACTGGTGCACCTTTGCTAAAGGAGCCTGATAGTAAGTTTTGacttattttgtgttttgatgACTGTAGGAGAGATTCTTACTAATGTAATGAATGCAAATTGGATTACATTTGTGGCTCCCTTCTGCTTATGTTTTTTTCAAGGAGTGATCATATGCTAATTTTGATGTATTATTGGGATGATTGTTTTGAAGCATGAAATTCTCATCTACATGTGTGTGTCTTTGTGTATATAAAGCAGTTTTCAGGATTATAAAAATCTATTGCTCAGTTTCTTAACTGAAGTTAACTTACTCCTTACTATTGTTACCTTCCATTATTTATGTAAGTTCTTTAGGAATATTTGCCTTCATGTTGTAAAACCTGATCCTGAATACTGGGAGATTGTCTCTGTTTACtactgtcattttaaaatgttagtgGAGCTCAGACCTGAAAACGGGATATAATATGAATATACAATACTATAAAATTATTTAGGGTTAGTATAAAAGAATACTATTTATAAGTGGCTGATGGGTATGCTTAAGTGGGATCTTATTAAAGAGTTGAAGTAAAATTTCTgatagaaatgtttttgttttgtcacAGATTTGCATagaaacactgttttgaaaGACCTGCGGTTGGTGAATGCAAAACTGGGATCACTAGAATTGGGCAAGTAACTGCTTTGAGGAAGCTATGATGTTTTTAGCTGTAAGCTCTGTCCTGGCTTCTTAGACGAGtctgagaaactgaaataaataatgaaataagtAAAAGGTTTTAATAAAGATTTGAATTCAGTATATTTAACACCACTGTAAAACTTTCTGGATTTAAGAGCAAGATCTGATCCAAAGGAATGCAGAAAAGTGAGAACTAGTGTCTTGTATGTGGATTAGTATTTTATACATGCAGCAAAAACTTGAttcattctctgcatgtttgCTAATATCAAGTGCTAAATTCTGTTGTCTAGGTTTCTAAGAAAAGAGGGAGTTTatatttgtggaaaaaaatagccAGACAAGtctttactgtttttcagtGGCATAT
This window of the Melopsittacus undulatus isolate bMelUnd1 chromosome 3, bMelUnd1.mat.Z, whole genome shotgun sequence genome carries:
- the CEP43 gene encoding centrosomal protein 43 — protein: MAAAATEEDTELRDLLVQTLESSGVLNKIKAELRAAVFLALEEQEKVENKAPLVNESLKTFLGTKDGRLVAGLVAEFLHFFNLDFTLAVFQPESSTLNGLDGRENLARDLGITEEEGAVGGPLLLEVVRKCQKNISGNGEVAPVLSDSLCLTSKSSDGRSSTHPVPSKAAEITQNDTSDSSGEGSKRSIHFLPNETDLDPQLENKDLNTKEKSDPGVDEDDVEGDSFFDDPIPKPERTYGWKTEANKAGGLASLSDAPPLKSGLSSLTGAPLLKEPDNLHRNTVLKDLRLVNAKLGSLELGNGDDDEYADDFNSTSHRSEKSDISIGEEIDEISVGTEESIASDKLDGITQDLTISQLSDVADYLEDVA